cgaaggtgcccaacagaaagttattttaatgccctgttttgtcagttggtgaataatatgttttatttccattgtcatctcaattcgcttttcttttttttttaatttggagattctatagtttgtaatactgactttgagtctacacataataaaatttcacttacagttttcggaatgtctgaaatataatttaaggccataagtatggctataagttcagctgtgaaaatggaatattgtctaccaatatagtatattttttctattctaaatgaaggaattacaaaaaccgctcctgaattaccatcttctagaacagatccgtctgtgtatatttttcagATAATTTAAATACTGATCTTCTATatgtgagagcacttcaggttttaacaaaaatggtgactggttcttggataaatctgtataatccatgtcaaaggtagctttacactgctcccattcagggactggtgaaaaagtaggtacttttgcaatttgcttgtcttttgatttcgtagcactaatgatatctgatgcaaatgtattaatggatgtcatagactgtatcgtcttagatcttttagcaaaatcttttttgtGAACTCagattagcttcttcttttgaaaatgtgtgtgtgtgtgtgtgtgtgtgtgtgtgtttggattcgAGCTGTCCTCTCGAAATAGCCTCTGCATAATTTACTGATCTAATAGGATTATGTTTTTTCATCACCAGTTTCATCCATATCATCATATTGAACCTTTCAACATGATTTGGCAAAGATTGTGGAAGATAGTGagtgtgcatttttcaacattgagtgcgcaatgcttgaaaaatcaagaaATATCTAGATctagatgagttttgtatttaaaattctgtaaatgaatgtcaagatcattcttaaatgtattcactgttcctgcggaaacaacaccTTGTGACAAAtatattccaaacatttgttactctgttagtaaagaaatgtgcattTCTGTCATTTCTCATATGCTGCACTGCAGAATTGcactaaaaacttttttttgttgtttaaaataggtcccagaatttGGGATTCTAAAACAGGACATTACCGAATAAGAAGCTTAACACTTACCAGCAAAAGTAAAGCGGGCCATTTTTTCTGGGTCCAGCATAGCAGTGGCAGATACTTACGTAATCATCAAAGTCAAGTTTTGTTAATGACgtcaaaacattttttgtttgtttgttgttatacgTCAGACCTCTCTTTCTGAAGGAATTTGCATCTGTATCTTTTTCTATGCCTTTGTCTGCGCGggcgtttttttttaatattttggtgtgtgtgtgtgtgtgtgtgtgtgtgtgtatctaataGTGCAGAAAAGCAACGAAATAAAAACACGAACTaagggaaaaaagcaaaaatgatgaaaagtgtgtgggtgtgtgcgtgtgtgtgtgtgtgtgcgtgtgtgtgtgtgtgtttgtacgcatcTCTCCGATAGTGTAGGAAAGCAACGAAATAAAAGCACGAACTAAGGgggaaaaagcaaaaagaaattaAAGTGATTGAGATAACCACAGAAAATATTCGACTTTAACATATCAAAATGGGGTCGTTGATACTTACAGCACGAGGTACTCATTTCAGCATTTTGACGTCATCGGCAGTTGTGTTTTCTCTGCATTGCAAACCATCACCTCTACATAGTCAAGTAGCATCTTGTTGCAAAGCTAGAAACATTCTGCGGCTAATTTTAGTGACGAAAAGTTCATCAGATGTcgaatggtaaaaaaaagaataaaaaaaagcgAAAACATATCAGCGTTTGGCTTGCTCTGCTGTCATATTACTCTATCGTTTGACGCCAATCCATGAAACTTGTTGGCAAACTGTAGATTCCATTACTGTAGATCAGGCGGATAATGCACTTCAGCACGTACAAACAGATCAACAATCCCCTCGGGGAATGGACAAAAGAGTGTCAAAACTTTCTGtgatttatcaattcatttatttgtatttgtatttcattttatcacaacagctttctttgtgtgaaattcgggctgctctccccagcgagagcgcgtcgctgcgctacagcgccacccatttttttgtttgtttgtttgttttgtattttttacctgcgcgcagtttcatttgtttttcctatcggagtggatttttctacagaatttgccaggaacaacccttttgttgccgtgggttcttttacgtgcgcaaagtgcatgctgcacacgggacctcggtttatcgtctcatcccgaatgactagcatccagaccaccactcaaagtctaatggagggggagaaaatatcggcggctgagccgtgattcgaaccagcgcgctcagattctctcctttccgaggcggacgcgttacctctaggccatcactccactccactccatttatAAGCGGCTTCGACTGCATTTCTTTGACATTTTCCCCTTTGGGATCTCTTTCTATTCCTGGACTCAGGTCAAATTAGGATACGAGGTTGCGGTGtggttgtcttttttctcttttttttcttcttctcctacatAAAAGGGAAGAATACGCATCCCTTAATTGTCTGTAGATGGAAAAACAAATGCTTTTAAAACCAATTATACCAGAGGTAATTGTCACGCACATTTCTGAACAAAATAGCAACCCTGAACATATCCTTACCTGACATGTCATTACAGAGTAAGTAATGTTTTACCAACATTAGGATGTGTGGAAGCCATTCACTGCATGGTCTTGGATGAcacgtgtttgtttatttcacgAACAGCCAACACTGTGGGCATCAGCTATGGATCAGTGCAGACGGCATTGACAGACATCTAAGGGATGAGAAAGCTGTCTGCAAGATGGGTGCCCAGAATGCCGACGCCAGATCAGAAGCTGGTTAGACATGGAACTCCAGGGGATCTTCTGGCTTACCCGTTTTCAGGCAGTACCCACCGATTTCCTTTGGGAGAATTGTCAACCAAGATGAAACATGGGTTCACAACTTTGGGCctggataacaaaaaaaaagaaaagaaaaaaaagcaaagcgaGTTATGGAAGCAACTtggttctctccctccccccttccccccacctcccaacaggTGGCATCTGTTGGAAAGGGCATGGCTTCTGTTTTCTGGGACTGCGAGGGAATCATGATGATTGACAACCTGCATCACAGGAGATTCCTATGCCTCGGAACTGCGTCAGCTTGAAGAAACCATCAAAGAAAAACACCGAGGAAAGCTCCGAGCAGGGGTTGTAACCTCTCACTTTGAGGAAAATCGTGggattgagagaaatcgtggtcgttcccctctcaCGTTTTCCATCAGTTGCGACAAATCGCTGGGGGTGCCCCTTATTTTTAtccaaaatatttcctttgtcatcagagctgggttcttgtcttttccgaatgcaaatctaagagaaaaatgatagagaaaaagaaacgagaaataggggggagggggaggggagggggcaacgacaatgacaacgaaattcacgataatgacagtggcgttggcGAAGACATGAACAATAGACGATGAAGGTGATACATAGTactggttttttaaaaaaaagtgtgaatgtatgtgcatgtcagtgagtgagtgggtggatgggcgaagtgagtgattgtgtgtgtgtgtgtgtgtgtgtgtgtgtgtgtgtgtgtgtgtgtgtgtgaacttgactggttgatttgttcatttctttcactctgttttgaaaataatattttcacgttctaagtgtcttctatgaaactgataATCTCTTTTGAGATTTATTTTAAGTGCAGTCTTGCATGCGAAAGGGTGCTGACACAAACAGTTGAACAAATGAGCAATCATGACATGAAGAACATTCTAgacaaatgtgacagaaaaggttgcatcataACAAACATCAAActtatttggtccagttttcacgctccctatGTGAGGGTAATGCattgtaaaactttttttttctatcacatttatgtagaaagttgaatcattttgactTTATTCCCAGCATCCATCGAGAAAAATTCGGTTCAAGTcttattatattacattatatcatattatatttcattatagttatgtttgagttatacacattgccttactttcgttgtttgctattgattccgatgttgaattggAAGTCGATGCAtggcagtgatccatcttatgttgAGATACAATAACTAGATGTGTTTCAgagtcattactgttgatgtcttcactaacgccactgtcattatcaatatcatcgttgttgtcgccccccttttctttccatccctcatcaatatcatcgttgttgtcgcccccctcttttctttccatccctcatcaatatcatcgttgttgtcgcccccctcttttctttccatccctcatcaatatcatcgttgttgtcgccccccccttttctttccatccctcatcaatatcatcgttgttgtcgccccccttttctttccatccctcatcaatatcatcgttgttgtcgcccccctcttttctttccatccctcatcaatatcatcgttgttgtcgcccctcttttctttccatccctcatcaatatcatcgttgttgtcgcccctcttttctttccatccctcatcattatcatcgttgttgtcgcctctcttttctttccatccctcatcattatcatcgttgttgtcgcccccctcttttctttccatccctcatcaatatcatcgttgttgtcgcctctcttttctttccatccctcatcaatatcatcgttgttgtcgcccccctcttttctttccatccctcatcaatatcatcgttgttgtcgcccctcttttctttccatccctcatcattatcatcgttgttgtcgcctctgttttctttccatccctcatcaatatcatcgttgttgtcgccccccttttctttccatccctcatcaatatcatcgttgttgtcgcctctcttttctttccatccctcatcattatcatcgttgttgtcgcctctcttttctttccatccctcatcattatcatcgttgttgtcgcccccctcttttctttccatccctcatcaatatcatcgttgttgtcgcctctcttttctttccatccctcatcaatatcatcgttgttgtcgcccctcttttctttccatccctcatcaatatcatcgttgttgtcgcccccctcttttctttccatccctcatcaatatcatcgttgttgtcgcccccctcttttctttccatccctcatcaatatcatcgttgttgtcgcccccctcttttctttccatccctcatcaatatcatcgttgttgtcgcccccctcttttctttccatccctcatcaatatcatcgttgttgtcgcccccctcttttctttccatccctcatcaatatcatcgttgttgtcgcctctcttttctttccatccctcatcaatatcatcgttgttgtcgcccccctcttttctttccatccctcatcaatatcatcgttgttgtcgcctctcttttctttccatccctcatcaatatcatcgttgttgtcgcctctcttttctttccatccctcttcatttttctctaagatctgcattgggaaaagacaagaaaccagctccgatgataaaggaaacatttttgatgaaaataagggggacttcccacgatttctcacacgtTGTGTGAGGGGAGACTACCTTGAAAACTAGGAGTCCAGTTTCTCCagccaagcttttttttttttttttttttttttttttgatgaggcCGTGAACTCTTTGATGTGGCCTCGTTCAGTTTTGTTGGGATTGAGTAGTTAtcaagtcttgaaggctttgcatcTCTTGTCCATTGTCATCACTGTGGTAATAACTGACTTGTCTACAGTATGAATCTGTGTCTGCCTGGGTTTTGCATTTCATGCTTGAACATTTGGgtcacagttgtttttttgttgttgtttttttgttgttgtttctttttataaaACGTGACCAGGAATCGACTGGGCAGATAAATGCGGATGAGATAACACGCATTTCAATTTGACCTTCACATCCACTCACCccggtttctctgtgtgtgtgtgtgtgtgtgtgtgtgtgtgtgtgtcgttttaaAAGATTCAGGACACGACACGGCCTATGCGAATAAAACGTCCTTTTGCACGGgcgtgttatgtatgtatgtatgtatgtatgtacgtgtacgTGATAAGGTGTGTGCAAGTGTCGAGACAGATCACGCTGACTGTCATTGGGTGACTGTCGGTGCAGACACTGGACCATGGAGCAGGGGTATGTACCGGAGAAAAACTTAACACATAGTTATTGACAGTCTGTTCGACGgtatttaattatatatatatatatataatatgatatatatatatatatatatatataattcgaaaaatacacacgcacgtgtgtgtgtgtgtgtgtgtgtgtgtgtgtgtgtgtgtgtgtgtgtgagtgagagagagagagagagagagagagagagagagagtgtgtgtgtgtgtgtgtgtgttcgttctttagtttaacgtcttttcactgtaaatgatattagacgagggtaggaaaaaaatcgagtgcgtggagggggcgggggggactactgtgtacgcatgcgagcaagtgaaagtgtgtgtgcgtgcgcgcgcgcgcgcgcgcgcgtgtgtgtgtgttacatatagaaaaaaaacaacctatgtgtgtgtctttgtgtgtgtgtctgtgtgcgtgtgtgtgcgcgcgcgcatgcgagcACGTGCACTTCCATGCTCGTTCAAGCTGTCGTTTCCGTTCCGCttgagtttcattttcaaggaggtaTGAaatcgtgcggactgatccatatgcgctgcgcACCAGATATACTGGTCAGGCCTTTTGTCCCACTTCAGACTTTCATTTACGTGCCAAGTGGTGAAGACTGGCAAAGCTTTATCCGCGTCATACATGCTCGATGTTGCTCGACTGGATTCAAACGCCACAATCTCCCCTTCCTTTCCGCTCCACTAAGTGGCGACCGAGGCTGGTGAGATGGTACAGGGTGGAGGTACACAGAAACAGTGAAGACGATCCTATAGGAATGACACTGTTCTTGACAAAGCATTTCGCCGCAGTGGTAGGACTTTGTTTTGTCAGGGCAAGAAAATTGAAGGCAGATTTTAGTCCAGATCCGATCCACCACcagccccaccctcaccccctgctCATCcactttgtcttctgtgtgtgtgtgtgtgtgtgtgtgtgtgtgtgtgtgtgtgtggatgggcgaaGTGagaaatcagaatttccttgtgttgctcagttaatattttattgaaatggttgcgaaaatgtcagtacaacaaacagttaatctgacaataaatggtttcagtcagtcagtcagtcagtaagaaCACTGAGCATGAACGTCCAAGTTGGATGTGTAAAGTTTGCTAGGTGACAGGACAGGATACGCCCAACATCTATTGACCAGGACAAGCCAGTTACCTGCCCACTGGGATCCTCTTAACACCTATCGACCAGGATTTGGCTTATATGATACAAGCAGGAAGcctgtctttcttgtgtgtgtgaaaacgacaggcgtttttttgttttttttttacgctcaATAATTTCAGTAGAACGCAACTTAAGCTTctacaaaatagaaataaaacaaagttttgaTGAAAACATTAGCCTAGCCCATTATgattttatttcactttctttgtttGGTTCCTGTTTGGGACATTCTGGTATGTGgttgaagcttttttttctttttcttttttttaattcctcaTTTGATATGATGTGAACTCATCTCACCCATACTGTTTTTCTTTGTGACTGGATCCGATTTGATTTTGTGTATTTTCATGACTGGATTTGCATTTTGCTGGATTCGATTTCGGATTTCATACGAAGCGGACATAGTTCCGACCTGAATGGATATTTTGTAGATTGTGTGGTAGTTGTTGGGTGTATGGTTCAAGTTAGGCAATAGTGGCTGGGTTGCTATTGGACAACATTTTTTAATGTCAATGATACTTTAATAGTAATAATTACAGGACGGTATTGATATTGCAAATGTCATATTTCAAAATCTTGTTTCGtttaagataaaaacaaaaccaaatgtgaacagacgttaaactgaagaacatgtTGGAACAGTGGTGAGAAAAAAGGTGTTGAAGCTCTTGGACATAAGACGTTTGATTTGATGAGACTTGGATTTCAGTGAACTGGattctgattgtattgtattgtatcctattGCACTGTAACAACAAACttccctgtaaaaaaaaatcggGCTGCGCTCCAAGGATACAGACCGTCGCCACAGTGCGGCGccactcttttgttttcttcttcttcttccccccccccccccccctgtctgtatATGCAGTTGTTTTgccaccaaagtggatttttgtacataaCTTtgtcaggtcttcttcttcttcttctgcgttcgtgggctgctactcccacgttcactcgtatgtacacgagggtgcttttacgtgaatgaccgtttttactccgccatgtaggcagccatactccgttttcgggaggacTTTGTCAAgtcaaccctattgttgccgtgggggtgggcagtgggttgtcttttttttttcgtgtgcaaAGTGCGTGCCACACacagggcctcagtttatcgtctcatcagactagcgtccagaccaccagtcaaggtcgagtggagggggaagaaaagccGTGCGAGTTTGGGATTCCATATCGTACGATCAGATTGTTTCGGTCTCCTCGGTGGAGGATTTATCCCCAGGTCGCCACTCCGCTCACTCCCGTActtgggatgccgggggtctttcagtatagacagcattgtggagtgatggcctagaggtaacgcgtccgccttggaagcgagagaatctgtgcgcgctggttcgaatcacggctcagccaccgatattttctgcccctccactagaccttgagggctggtctggacgctagtcattcggatgagacgataaaccgaggtcccgtgtgcagcatgcacttagcgcacgtaaaagaacccacggcaacaaaagggttgtttttggcaaaattctgtagaaaaatccacttcgataggaaaaagaaataaaactgtacgcaggaaaaaatacccaaaaaaaaaaaaaaaaatgggtggcgctgtagtgtagcgacgcgcactccctggggagagcagcccgaatttcacacagagaaatctgttgtgacaaaaaagagaaatacaatgcaatacaacacaatacaacacaatacaacacaatacaatacaacacaatacaatacaatgcaatacaacacaatacaatacaatacaatacaacacaatacaatacaacacaacacaacacaatacaatacaacacaatacaatacaatacaacacaacacaatacaatacaacacaatacaatacaatacaacacaacacaatacaatacaatacaatacaatacaatgcaatacaacacaacacaatacaatacaagacaatacaatacaatacaacacaacacaatacaatacaacacaatacaacacaatacaatacaatacaacacaacacaatacaatacaatccaccgCCTTCTGGGAAATTCTGTGCAAGATATTTCCTCTCAACTGTCACTCTCTTTATTTCCGCCTGTTTTCTGCCTTCACggttgtctcccttttctgccttcccagttctttccgctttctttcttttttttttttccagcaggccttgacacctttctctctctctctctctctctctctctctctctctctctctctctctctctctctctctctgccacaatgctatagaaacggaaatgcattttcttttccactgcacagaatttAATGACTTACgacgacagaagtatattcctaaaaaaaaaataaaaaaaatacacgctttatccgtcgatgactagttttcagcatttgatgcaagacgagcattgcctccatgacattggaagatacatttattatgcaaaccgacgtcgttaatgcttttttctttttttttttcatagtctactataacaaaggttcactctgccattgtccgcacgatctgttgtaacggatcatatggcctatacaataaaattcttgcgttcttgcgttgcgctctctctctctctctctctctctctctctctctctctctctctctctctctctctctctcttcttcttcttcttcttcttctttttgtctatgatgtactgtctgtgctgttatGCTCTGGCGATTAGCTAGTGAGAtcgtaaacactgggatgggcgccAGCTGTCAATATTCAGCAGTGTCATTTGCCTGTCTggccatttttgtgtatttttttggtttcgttttgaatgtgtgtgtgttttttttttttgtttttagtttttttttcttctttttttttaacgattttttgtaatgtggggatgataaataagcagaatggctggcgtcctcagcacagCCTGATCTTATTTGCCTCAAGGACCTGAATGGTTTGGATAATGTGACATGGACGGAGTTTTCTTAGGTttatcttgatgtgtgtgtgtttgtttctttgtttgtttgttgttgtttttgtttttttggtgtgtgtgtgtgtgtgtgtgtgtgtgtgtgtgtgtgtgtgtgtgtgcacgtatgtgtgtgcgtgagtgcgagcgcgtcgtgtgtgtgtgtgtgtgtgtgtgtgtgtgtgtgtgcgcgcgcgcgcgcgcagaagccAGAGACGCAGGAGGCAGGTGCATGACGCCGGTGGGCAGAGTCTGAGCCtggtggatgtgggggagggggtggtgctgTGCCCCCTGATGGAGCAGCTGGACCTGGGCGCCGTCAGGAGCTGCTCCCTGAGGCCCGACGACGTCCTCCTGTGCACCTACCCCCGCTCAGGTCAGCCGTTAACCCCCGCTCAGGTCAGCCGTTAACCCCCGCTCAGGTCAGCCGTTAACCCCCGCTCAGGTCAGCCGTTAACCCCCGCTCAGGTCAGCCGTTAACCCCCGCTCAGGTCAGCCATTAACCCCCGCTCAGGTCAGCCGTTAACCCCCGCTCAGGTCAGCCGTTAACCCCCGCTCAGGTCAGCTGTTAACACCGTCTCAGTGCGTCCTACGCATTTTGTCACACACCTCCTTCTatccccctcttttcccccttccccgtAACACTACATCCTACCCATTTTGTCCCAGACCACCTCCTATCCGccgactagagtccagaccaccactcaaggtctagtggagggggagaaaatactggtgattatgggattcgaaccagtgcgctcagattctctctcttcctgggcggacgcgttacctcattGCAAACCCGGCTCATccagctccctctctctgtctctctctctgtctctctgtctctctctgtctctctctctctgtctctctctttctgtctctctctctctgtccccccaggAACCCACTGGACGTGGGAGCTGATGCGCATGCTGGTGAAGGATCGGACGGACAGTGACGCCACAGAGAAGGAGGCCGCCATGCTGGAGTGGCGCTGGCAGGGGGAGCTGGAATCCCTCCCGTCCCCCAGGATCCTCAACTCGCACCTGCTCTTCGCCCAGCTTCCGGCCGACGTCTTGGCGAAGGGGAcgaaggtggtgatggtgtacCGGGACCCCAAGGACGTGGCGGTGTCGTTCTACAACCTGCACCGTTACGGGCCGTGGTACGGCTATGAGGGGCGGTTTGAGCACTGGCTGCCGCTGTTTATGGAGGGGAAAGGTaaagggggggaggttgtttgtgtttgctctctctctctctctctctctctctctctcatgcatgctATGACATGATtataatgtagcattgtgtagagtagaccctgtttcagggcggggactggatgtaaaaaaaagcgcaccagtgcttatATTTACATTTTCCTCGAAAATAAAcagtttgccttgtcttgtcttgtcttattttgtctctctgtgtgtcacataACACTCTAAATGCGTTTGAAACCAGTCTCCTTTATTACTGTGAGTGTTAGGAGGAGGTGGTAGGTGCTCGGTAGGTAAACTTCATTTTCCTGATTAATGTTGCTTATTTGCACGATACACACAATGTATTTTGAACGATAATTCTTCAAATCAGTATTTATTGTATTCTGAAGCAGGGGAACATGACATATGTAAATGTCagccacaaaaaacacacgattTTGCGACTGAAAGGCGATTCCTGGCAAAACAGCATTTGGGGGTAGGGAAAGCAACTCGACCAGTGTGACTCCCCAAAGGGTCAACAGTTCATCCAAACGTACTGAAATCATTTCCATAAGACCCGTGCAAGTCTccgtatcttcttcttcgttcgtgggctgcaactcccacgttcactcgtatgtacacgagttggcttttac
The DNA window shown above is from Babylonia areolata isolate BAREFJ2019XMU chromosome 29, ASM4173473v1, whole genome shotgun sequence and carries:
- the LOC143274999 gene encoding sulfotransferase 1A1-like isoform X1, whose translation is MEQGSQRRRRQVHDAGGQSLSLVDVGEGVVLCPLMEQLDLGAVRSCSLRPDDVLLCTYPRSGTHWTWELMRMLVKDRTDSDATEKEAAMLEWRWQGELESLPSPRILNSHLLFAQLPADVLAKGTKVVMVYRDPKDVAVSFYNLHRYGPWYGYEGRFEHWLPLFMEGKVDWGGYGEYLRDWERVMEQHPQLSVHLIAYEQLMEDPIAELTRLSRFLGKAHDVSFLQAVSDACAIDKMRERKKENYMGRHLPDDGAYFMYRKGGSGGWKEWFTVDMSEQFDRHWAQVMSGTKVFASLL
- the LOC143274999 gene encoding sulfotransferase 1A1-like isoform X2, producing MEQGQRRRRQVHDAGGQSLSLVDVGEGVVLCPLMEQLDLGAVRSCSLRPDDVLLCTYPRSGTHWTWELMRMLVKDRTDSDATEKEAAMLEWRWQGELESLPSPRILNSHLLFAQLPADVLAKGTKVVMVYRDPKDVAVSFYNLHRYGPWYGYEGRFEHWLPLFMEGKVDWGGYGEYLRDWERVMEQHPQLSVHLIAYEQLMEDPIAELTRLSRFLGKAHDVSFLQAVSDACAIDKMRERKKENYMGRHLPDDGAYFMYRKGGSGGWKEWFTVDMSEQFDRHWAQVMSGTKVFASLL